CCCtaagattacatcaaaatccatcactggTAGAGAAACGAAGTCTGCCGGGAGGATCTTCCCATCTACAACCACTGGCTTACCCGAaaaaaccatgtctacatctatgttatcactaagaggggtagctacagacaatggAAACTCTAATGTTGTAagatttctacccaatctcatggcaaatatAGGAgaaacaaatgagtgcgtagcacctgaATCTATTAAAACACGTGCCTCAAAAGAACAAACAGAAAGAATACCtgtcacaactgcatttgaagcctggGCATCTTAGCGTgttagggtgaaaacccgagcttgacctctGCCCTGCACTGTagaaccctgatattgacttttgcctccaaatccacgtcttcCTTGTCCATGACCCTGCTGACCACTGTATTAGCTGCCTGCCGTGCTGGATGTGCCAAAGTGTGACTATTGGGGAATATttacaacagaaccctgtgaccccatcagGTGCTtactgaacatggggcattccctgGCAAAGTGACCTTGTTGACCAGATCTAAAGCATCCACCAGAGCTCATTAAACAAGTCCTTGAATGAATTCTACCACATTGTGTACATGGCACCAAAGAAGACCCCGAACCAGAACCTGAGCTGTTGTATCCTGAAGTCTGACCACTGCTAGAGCCATACCCTTGCCTGAATTCTGTAACTTTATGTTTTAGGCCTGCCTTCCTACTACCTCTGGCCTTTCCATTGTGGTGACTCTGACTACCACCTATGCTGCTCATCTGTGTCATACCGGATGACCCTTCAGCTCTGTTTTTCTTTACTCTACTTCCTTCATCTCTCATGTAACTAATTTCAATTTATCTGGCTCTATCCACCACTACATCAAAAGACTAATCAGAcaacatggccaggtttgcatatctTCTGTTTAGTCCCTTTAAGAACCTTTTTACATTCACTCTCTCTGTGACCATGGCTGTAGAGACATACCTGCTCAGTTCTAAAAATTCTGAAGCATACTCATCTACGAATCtaccattctgccttaaggcctcaaaggcccactacttttgatctctgaagctttctgataTAAATCTGTTGATGAACAATTTCACAAACTTAGTCCAAGATAATCCCTCAATGCAAGGAAACACATAATCAGTCATCCACTGTCTGGGCACGGGTCCCAATACATGCTGCACGCTTTCAATTAACCTCCTATCAGTTAACTGTAGTTCCATCCCTGCCTGTTTGCACGAGTCTAAaaattggtaggcatcatcagtTACATCATAGATACTAGGCACCAacttattgaaattaattatttatttgtaaGGTTCCACTCTCGGTGTGGTGGGCTGCTGTtgttgtggagggtggaccatatattgtgccatcatatcgatggtcctcTGTAAACCAGCTAGGGTAGCTACCATTGGATCCATAGGACCCTGGGCCACAAAAGACTGTTCTTGAACTAGTGGCtgttgctcttctacttgagtagTTATAGGTCTCCTGCCCTGCCTCTTTGGGGCAGgcacctcatcctgtgccgacatctCGTATGGCATATCCCGTTCTGGTGTAGTGGCATCTCTTCTACTTCTACACATTTCTTGAAATTTAGCagaattagcccacaaaattcaaaatagcatgttacacagctcaaTGGACTCATAATTACACACAGTTCTATGTAGCAAAAACTAGAAGCAAGGATGACAATGCAAggatgaatgtggaccctattctccTCATGTGACTCCTAACTAGACTCTTCTTAAACCTTAGACAtatatttcccatgaatctgagGCCTAAACTCTGATACCAATCTTCTCACGACCCAATCCCATGGGCCCGattggcactaggacttgggtcagcataagggccccgaagcccgtagtaagcccaaCCAAACTCTAACCCATCATTAAGCCCGTTTTGAGCCCAATTTCGAGAAATTAGCTAGATAGAGTCCGGCTATAAAATAGACTATCCAACGGGAGTtattaactcacccgacctgtaatctCAATGAAAAtatatttggggagctcagctcacccgtcAATCATCCACAATCCTAAAATAAaatcaatgggagctcagctccctcatccatcaTAGGCATCCAACCATCCAATTTCACATACATAAAGTTTAATAAGTTACAATcccaaatattattaaatattacagTCCCAAACTAAATGATATATTTCTACACATGCGGAGgactataatttatatttaacagtacaaaatataaaatttatagcaAGGGAACTTGCGAAGAATGAAAGCAGGTTAAACACAAAGAAAAAACTCTCTTGTAACCTGAAAaatagtgaacaggagtgagcgttcgactcagagagtaaatatttattttacttataatttctataactgtcTAATTTTAATACATCCTTAGAAATGAAATGTATCATCTTCATACAAGTCAAACAAATCATATTAAgtcacatcaaagataatctgAAGCACTCATGCACCTATGCCAAGTCCATACTCACGCATACATATATAGGGAGCAGATCCCCCtacccagctctcttaatccaagacttgtcagcgagatcaacttaagCCTGACTTTCGCTTAAAAACCCATATGCCGAGGTCAGCAAGATCAACTTAAAGCCGTACTCACCCTGACTTCCTCAAAAGGGACCGGGCCCCAAGCAAGATTAGCTCAAACCGATTTGTCCATCCTACCTATATCCATATACACCACATACACATCCACTCACACGTACAACTCTAGATTATCAAACACAGCAACTAAGTAaatatcatcaagtataaatgcaaaatagggcatgcctaatatttaactacataaatataagtataagtgatgTATGAGCATGCCATAAATATaatgatattgaaattataaataaaataaatatctactcacaacactttAAAGGTTACTACGGTggttgggcggaggaagaaaaCTATCCTAACTCTCCTAaacaatatatcaaaatttatcaaTAAACAACTTGAAACAAAGCTATAGAGAATCAAAAGATAGCCCTAAGGttttgccgaaaatccggcagagttcccTCTATTCCTATGACCTactctgtaacaccctaggcaaatcccacatcggcaaaacacgggagagatgctgggtttataagttggtggttcgtaacccttagtgacgcgttttaaaatcgtgagggcttcggcccagagcagacaatattactagtggaccgggccattacatttgtggtatcagagccactccgcgtgcaaccttgagcgatggtggggcaaacctcagtgaggacgctgaatcccataaggggggtggattgtaacaccctaggcaaatcccacatcggcaaaacacaggagagatgctgggtttataagttggtggtttgtaacccctagtgacgcgttttaaaaccgtgagggcttcagtccagagtggacaatatcactagtgggc
Above is a genomic segment from Hevea brasiliensis isolate MT/VB/25A 57/8 chromosome 17, ASM3005281v1, whole genome shotgun sequence containing:
- the LOC131175235 gene encoding glycine-rich protein 2-like; the encoded protein is MRDEGSRVKKNRAEGSSGMTQMSSIGGSQSHHNGKARGSRKAGLKHKVTEFRQGYGSSSGQTSGYNSSGSGSGSSLVPCTQCGRIHSRTCLMSSGGCFRSGQQGHFARECPMFSKHLMGSQGSVVNIPQ